Proteins from one Plodia interpunctella isolate USDA-ARS_2022_Savannah chromosome 7, ilPloInte3.2, whole genome shotgun sequence genomic window:
- the LOC128671446 gene encoding uncharacterized protein LOC128671446, with translation MPSNTEWNENEIKLIEFMRKNPQYISPMYNNWSKPDLDKMWSTLSTSLNIPKHECRQKWYNIKNKYTSILTKKHKPIKTKYLDGKLSFLDKYILNTNIKTGSHVEPDTDKATDSDEDSGEEDFVTIDLKMIEDLLVLRGEPQKDNEISKMDNILSVVSKRIDEALSSYIHLANKSLNKPESLLGVQISKSNEVTWDVEVQDNLNLPCKSNYTEINEMVSTNSPSHENMNDAAHDVPSTSMAKNRCRTSLLVKERPDKDDMETIFDIHQSSDSESFYLKLEKYIKRFSVVKQEEIRLKICYLITELEMEED, from the exons atGCCTAGTAATACTGAGtggaatgaaaatgaaataaaactgataGAATTTATGAGGAAAAATCCACAATATATATCGCCGATGTACAATAACTGGTCAAAACCAGATTTGGACAAAATGTGGTCAACATTATCTACAAGTCTTAATATACCGA aGCACGAATGTCGTCAGAAATGGTACaatataaagaacaaatacacaagtatattgacaaaaaaacataaaccaataaaaacgaaatatcttgatggaaaattatcgtttttagataaatatattttaaataccaaTATCAAAACTGGCTCTCACGTGGAACCAGATACAGATAAAGCAACCGATTCTGATGAAGACAGTGGAGAAGAAGATTTCGTCACAATAGACTTGAAAATGATCGAAGATCTTTTAGTTTTACGCGGCGAACCACAGAAAGATAACGAGATATCCAAAATGGATAACATTTTATCAGTTGTGTCCAAACGAATTGATGAAGCATTGTCTTCATATATACATCTAGCAAATAAATCACTAAATAAACCAGAATCATTGTTAGGtgtacaaatttcaaaaagtaatGAAGTTACTTGGGATGTTGAGGTACaagataatttgaatttgccctgtaaatcaaattatactgaaattaatgaaatggTTTCCACTAATTCTCCATCGCACGAGAATATGAATGACGCCGCGCATGATGTTCCAAGTACCtcaatggcaaaaaatagATGTAGGACATCTCTATTAGTAAAGGAAAGGCCTGACAAAGATGATATGGAAACTATATTCGATATACATCAAAGTTCTGATTCTGAATccttctatttaaaattagaaaaatatataaaaaggttTTCTGTGGTAAAACAGGAAGAAATACGTTTGAAAATCTGTTACTTAATAACGGAACTAGAAATGGAAGAAGATTAA